A single Dreissena polymorpha isolate Duluth1 chromosome 14, UMN_Dpol_1.0, whole genome shotgun sequence DNA region contains:
- the LOC127858392 gene encoding zinc finger protein 235-like, giving the protein MQPPEMMEKYLLTVLVTLEQESAIRYLFTQQGWEFLKLGESEQTAEEEGPVHVECPLPGNNTLVIKQESQEREESAFTKIVPRPKAVELSHQDSTDKGTEIKEEKVDYNMDCDTDVDEFYSEESQDNCLNTLIFKKVKAEKPKGKKPKQLKKSPQKTKSKSDVLGKHTCFDCNKQFSSESNLKVHKARNNGKCFLNCEYCGKKFIKPSKMNIHIRGVHKKEFADKLRTKGHNTKSKDILKTENDEYNMDTDTDVDDNLRLEGDANDIQNTNHSSDLHNGSMTKTPRVKKERPKLYTCSECARSFTSENNLLAHKAKNNGLCYFTCEYCQKKFYKRSKMNTHIQTIHTKNLPFICEICGRGAVSAEKLKVHMRIHTGEKPCICEQCGRGYRSLGELTTHRKYQHIWKENDVKFMCKICNTDYRSKPYLAYHMKVTHAEGREHKCSLCEKSFKASDHLRYHMKFTHSERPQYQCKECDKAFKAPAALRKHALQHKAHREKTFFCSMCDKSFFEKVRLKQHEYVHLGLKPYKCNFCSYSCAFNGNLCKHKKSVHPLEWKAAKEEKKDVSSAQKNSKSKTLDNGQEDEVASGEASNDDDKKEMSVNNHLDSDVSMPVN; this is encoded by the exons ATGCAGCCTCCAGAGATGATGGAGAAGTACCTGCTGACCGTGCTAGTCACCCTGGAACAGGAGTCGGCCATCAGATACCTGTTCACTCAACAGGGATGGGAGTTCCTCAAGTTAGGAG AATCAGAGCAGACAGCTGAGGAAGAGGGTCCAGTACATGTAGAATGTCCACTGCCAGGTAATAACACACTTGTGATAAAGCAAGAATCACAAGAAAGAGAGGAAAGTGCATTCACCAAAATTGTTCCACGACCCAAGGCTGTGGAATTAAGCCATCAAGATTCGACAGACAAGGGGACAGAAATCAAGGAGGAAAAGGTCGATTATAATATGGACTGTGATACAGATGTGGATGAATTCTATTCTGAAGAATCTCAGGacaattgtttaaatactttaatttttaagaAGGTTAAGGCAGAAAAGCCAAAAGGCAAGAAGCCAAAACAATTAAAGAAAAGCCCccaaaaaactaaatcaaaatcTGATGTACTTGGTAAACATACATGTTTTGACTGCAACAAGCAGTTTTCTTCTGAAAGTAACTTGAAGGTTCATAAAGCCAGAAATAATGGCAAGTGCTTTCTTAACTGCGAGTATTGTGGGAAGAAGTTTATTAAGCCATCCAAAATGAATATCCACATTCGTGGAGTTCATAAAAAAGAATTTGCAGATAAACTACGCACAAAAGGTCATAATACAAAATCGAAGGATATCTTAAAAACGGAAAATGATGAGTACAATATGGATACAGACACTGATGTTGATGATAATTTAAGATTAGAAGGTGATGCTAATGATATCCAAAACACAAACCATTCATCAGACTTGCACAATGGTTCCATGACCAAAACACCTCGAGTGAAAAAGGAACGTCCAAAGTTATATACCTGTTCAGAATGTGCTAGAAGCTTCACATCAGAGAACAATCTTTTAGCTCACAAGGCAAAAAACAACGGTCTTTGCTATTTTACATGTGAATACTGTCAGAAGAAGTTCTACAAGCGCAGCAAGATGAACACCCACATTCAGACTATTCACACTAAGAATTTGCCGTTCATTTGTGAGATTTGCGGCCGGGGGGCTGTATCGGCTGAAAAGTTAAAGGTTCACATGCGGATACATACAGGTGAGAAACCTTGTATATGTGAGCAGTGTGGTCGGGGGTATCGATCGCTGGGCGAGCTAACCACGCATCGGAAATATCAACACATATGGAAGGAAAACGATGTGAAATTTATGTGCAAAATCTGTAACACAGACTACAGAAGCAAGCCATACCTTGCATATCACATGAAGGTCACACACGCTGAGGGACGGGAGCACAAGTGCTCTTTGTGCGAGAAAAGTTTTAAAGCTTCTGATCATCTTAGATATCATATGAAGTTCACACATTCCGAAAGGCCTCAATACCAGTGTAAGGAATGTGATAAGGCATTTAAAGCCCCTGCTGCATTGAGGAAGCATGCCCTTCAACATAAAGCTCACCGCGAAAAGACATTCTTCTGTTCTATGTGTGACAAGTCTTTCTTTGAGAAGGTCAGACTAAAGCAACACGAGTATGTTCACCTTGGTTTAAAACCATACAAGTGTAACTTTTGTAGCTACAGTTGTGCATTTAATGGTAACCTGTGCAAGCACAAGAAGTCTGTGCATCCGTTGGAGTGGAAAGCTGCCAAAGAAGAGAAAAAGGATGTTTCAAGTGCGCAGAAGAATTCAAAGAGTAAGACATTGGATAATGGGCAGGAAGATGAGGTTGCCAGTGGTGAAGCctctaatgatgatgataaaaaagAGATGTCCGTAAACAATCATCTTGATTCTGATGTTTCAATGCCTGTCAACTAA